In Pectinophora gossypiella chromosome 8, ilPecGoss1.1, whole genome shotgun sequence, the DNA window AATATTCAAAAACCCACTTTTGgaaatttcatttttaatttaatatttttaatcaagTACTTAATAGGTAAATTATATTGAATGTAATGTTGTCGcagttttaaattaatgtagAGATGTGTGTTTTCGTAAGATCTATGTATATCCATCTGTCTTCCAATCTTAACGGTAGAATGGAAAACCTTTCGtcgttaagtaaatatttttttctgtctaGCTTAATGAATTATAGAACATAAGGCTTCCTTCGAGTGGGTTTTCTGTTTTACCCAAAAGACTAGCGAATACAGCCTGCAACGCAGTAGTACCCATACAGGATACTGAATAACGTTTAGTGGACGTAACTAAAGTTGTGATTATTATGCCGCGTTGCCGACTGTATTCATACAACACCTGTTTTCCTGGCTTTCAAACACGAAGATAATAAGTATTGATAATCTAATGAAATATTTGATGTACTTTATAGAATTGTGTGTAATAATTAATCATAAAGAACATCAGAAAATATCACCAGAATATAATATTACCTTTCGAGAGAGagatttatatatatttgatttattaCCTAATAATGTATTGATCAGGAAAGCAGGACCTAAATACTTATATCAGCTTCGCGCAAATAACTATTTTGGCTTTATTGGACCGAGAATAATCATTAAAAACGCACAATGGACTATATATAAACTTTGAATAacaattatatatgtataaattataCACTTAAATAGGAAGACAGAAAGCCGAAGATGTTTTTTTCGCTTTAAATTCCCTGGAGTTTGGTTTCTTACCCCCTGCAGTGGATTGAGGGAAACCTCTACCCAGTATTGggtttatgtatatgttttgtCAATATTGGACTGATATTAGCAAAATTTTAAAGTACTGAGTCGAATAATACTGCGCTGTGTATCTTCGGCTTTCTGGAGTTAGGCTCGGCATACATCTAGCGAGTGACGAAAAACTAACCTAACCCTGTAAGTATTGAAAACCattttcattattttgagttcaaTTTCTTATTGCAACAGATTGTTTCATCGCCATTCCCGAGATGTGTCCCAATCCTTATTGGATCTTCTTTGTATCGACTAAAACGTACGAGTATGAATCTTAAATACATTTCGGAACTGTTCAAAGTACAATGTaggaaaatagaaaatatcTACTGTAgatttttactttttcaaacaaatatcaaacctGCTATTTAAGTTATGTTCCCTTATTGTCCCCTGAATTGATGTACGTAGGTTTCAATAAAAGACATTATAAATAGtttcatttataattatgtaaaggAAAACAAAACTAACAATTCGCCATAATTTGCTAGTCGATATTTTATAATCTTAAGTTATAGCTTATATAAGTTATGAAATGTTATGCTAAATATAGTTAACTTTCCTCgctatttttttcgtttttttcctCCCCTCGAAATAGTTTTCaagtaaaataatcatttttcgATAAAACATGAAGTTATTAACAGTCTTTGTTAAGTTGTCATATAGGCTCATTACTTGGTAGTTCCCTTTTTTTTAAGCAAAAGGGAAGAAGCACATTGATCCATTACTTATTTTTAGTCGGTGGCGAACAACGCTTACATGTTTTCAAACCATATTTTGACTCCAATGTTTATATTAACTCAATGTCCTTTGTCTGTTTGAGTGTACCAAACAGAATGACAACTAAATACTACATAACAGGCGCAGGTCTACATTCTTGCCATTTACAAATTATGTtacctctaaaaattttaatttatttttcttcagtTGTGCTAGTATTGATATTTTTTCGTAGAGTCATGGCATAAGAAACCCTATTATTTGCCACTGAGTTTGTCATTCATAAATCCATATTCATATGCCATAATTTTGCCAAATCTTTTTACAATTTACACATATAAAATGATTCTATACTGCTATATTTTTTACTGGGTCATGGCAGCGGGTACATTGTTATACTGCCACTCTAGACACCCCCAACCTCTCACGCCGTTCACCTCGGCTGTTGCCCATCGCTCGTATATCTTGGCCTCTCTCGTCTTGCCGATGTAGAAGAAATCTTCATCGTTCACTTTTATGCTCACATCGTAGCGCTTTCCACCTGAAAATAAACAGATTTTATCTTGGGTGTGCGTATTTGgctttcaacataacataaacggtctttacacgtcctactgctgggtaaaggtctcccctcaatcaagtagacggggtatggagcatcttCCACAACGCTGCTCCAAAGCAGGTTGGTAGaggtattttaaaatcaaactttttaaacaataaacaCGAGGGGAAGTATGGGGCTGTCAGCAGAGGAGGGGGACGGAGGAGATACTCCAGAGGGTATAGCGAAGTTACAAATGTTTTCATGTATATGTTACCGGCCAAACCCGATTTTAGGCCAAACTAGTTTTGCCTAGGCTAAACTAGTTCATCCTATGTGCGATCGGATAAACCGGTACAGACTAGGCCAAACTGGTCTGTCCTAAGGGTGATAGGAGAAACTAGTTTATCCTAGGAGGAACTAGTtgagcctaataaaaataagttcacttCAGGATAAACTAGTCTGGCCTAGTCTATACTAATATTTCCTAGTCAGAAATGTTTAAAGTCGGCGCCGTATTTACCTGGACTAGAATGACAGTTATGTTTTAAGCTAAAGTAGTCTTTACGAACGAGACACAAAGTGTATTATGCGTTGTGTTCATTGTCGAGCCATACTTATGGCAAAATAAGCTTTGATTGTTCGGTAGTAAAGTCATACACATAAGCCACATaagctacataagccatcttcgggcgcatcagcgtcgtgccgactaggagtcgaagtggtcgccatggccgaaatcggtcggagagatcatatTTCATTCAGTAAAGTCGTTGTCGTCGAGGATGACCTTAGACAAGTTATCGAAGATGATTCGGAATGTAACCAGAGTGAAGATGGCGATGGCGGCGTTATGGAAATTGACACACAAAACATTAAAGATGCTAGAAGAAGTGCGGCAGAAAATCTTGAAAAGCAAGCAAAAAGAATGAAAGCTTCTTCTGACAAATCCCATCCACCTGCCAACATAGGAGACAATGTAACTATACCAATTCCAGACGTAGACAAAGGCAGAGGTGATCTCAGAAATATAATTGGGGTTATTCTTCAGAGAAACGATGAGGGCTTTTACAAAATTGGCACCAAACATGGTGTATTGCAAAAAATTTATAACTAGTatttctggtattttattattcccTGTTAGCATAAAATAGGCTAAGCTAACTAGCTTTCTTGACGTGTACCCATTCATAGAAGGCCCAACCAGTTTCTCCTAGGCCAGACTAGTTTATCCTGaagtgaacttatttttattaggctcaACTAGTTCCTCCTAGGATAAACTAGTTCCTCCTATCACCCTTAGGACAGACCAGTTTGGCCTAGTCTGTACCGGTTTATCCGATCGCATATAGAATGAACTAGTTTAGCCTAGGCAAAACTAGTTTGGCCTAAAATCGGGTTTGGCCGGTAACATATACAATCGCCTCACTATAACGCGTCCGAAGTAAGAGGAGTCCGACCGTACGCGTCGGGACGACGAAGCGGGCGAATAACGAACGCACTCCCGctctttatctcgctctagcaaatgacggttctgagcGTCAGAAAAAGATGGAAGCACAGGAAAGTGCGATGCGGTGGCAACATTAAGAACATTTGCAACTTGTCAAGACTTCTGTACTGGCCCCTCCAATATATATTGGCTACAAAACTACGAATGATCAGCATTAGGTATAAGTTTCATCCATTCAGCTTCGAGTGCCGCTTTTGAATTATTTAGTATACAACATGACACAGAAATTACACGAATACTCACACATGTTATATTTGTTATAGGTCTGGGCATCTTTATGTGTCTCGGGGCCCAGAACATTGAATCCTGAGTCGTTGAgagtgttttgttttaaaaaaaaactaatattgttttgttattatattacgcTGTATATTCGCAAACTATAACTCATTAAATATAGCCTGATTAGAATGATAGcatgacaaaaatataaaaagacgtAAGGAAAATGTATCGTTCTGGCAGCGTAATAGTGCATTTGACCCAGactgtcaaagataaataataaaatactaatctagaaatagaaaccagtttatgatgataaaaaatcaatctcattttctttttgactgatttacgaatttgaataaagagtagcatacttacttactaaaaagtacgacgtttgaccacgtttattgatgacgtcataagtgTGTATTTCTACACAAAATCCATAGAGAtgtatcgttttgacgtttcgtaaaaattaTCTCATATAACacaagctcgcgactatatccccaaTTAGTAATTCTAATCTAGCTATATCTAATGAGGTATACGTAACTATGTAGATTTAATAAAGATGATGATACATTGCTTGTGAATTTTCAAgcgtctatttattttttgtaggtatgCAATTTTAATGAGGAATTTAAATAGAGCTTTAACTTGCCATTGTGGCCGATGCGACAAGGTCACCGGCTCGGCGATCGGAATCGTGTCGtacctatacaggatgttagtgacagcgtaacgaaaactttgagggttgattcagaccatgattctgagttgctatcaagtggaatttcccgtcgcaaaagtatggattatattaaaaaaaaactaacatctTCTCCAAATCTTCTCTGGTGTCACTAACCctcacttgtatggctatctatacgtacttgtacggggtgtaagtgacatcgtaacgaatactgaaggggtgattcagctcattattctgagttaatatcaagtggaatattccgtcgcaaatatgaaatgaaaattatttaaaaaaaatcatgaataaaatctctcagtattcgttacggtgtcactaacaaccaacGTATATAGCAAATTGGTGGGCggaaccatggtaaccacgatcttaAGCGAGTCTAATAGCGTCTATTTTCCCGATCCCAATGCGCAATGGATGGATTGGGTAGTATAATAACCACTTTTCTCTGACATCTGTAGATGTGTTGTGTGCTGCAAATTACGCAATAACAACCTACCTGCTTTGAAAGTAAAGCCATAGTTCTTGGGCATGATCTGGTTTTCTCCGTGTTGCCACAGTTGGAAGTCGCAGCCTTTTACTGGCAACACTGCCTGATCGGAGTTCCGGCACAAGTATCCGATAGttacactaaaaaaaaaacaaagtacattttaataaaacatacgtACACGTTTatgtaggcgtgagtttttacgctcgtaatccctaatggggtgggcagagccagaaGTAAACAAAGATAACCTGCAGcctctgttgatacgaagtcctaggatggatatgatgaacattaTGGAGATAAGGGTTAAGTTGCACCACAACAATCCACACAACAAACCGATTTTCACCAATCACCAACCAACCATCACCAATCAACCAATCAATTGGTTTTCGACCAATTTTGTTGTGGTCGTTGGTGTATCACAACAATTTTATTgaccattttaataaaaaaataaactaaattaagtaagtaacataTCGTCGTCgccaatttaaaatttattatgtgcaatcgggtcaattttagagtaattaaaaaaaacttccgcctgatttttttttgtatggctgtatgttaaaaatattaaaagataaacaACATTCtcataattttacattggcctaTAACTCGACCCAATTTAGTTACGCACATGTCAAACGGGATACAAACAGCAAGATGcctacctatttgattcgcccgggttattcattcattcattttaaaattaataactgtCAATCATCGGTCTCTAtcgttttcggtggataagaaagtgacacgtttaatttgaaataaaagtaggaagtgtctgtaggaatcaaTCATACATCAATGTGTAAAACACTTACTGTGACAGCATAAGCGGCTGGCTGACAGCACCAATGGCCATGGCATCTCCGTTCTCAAGGTAAATGAACTGAAGCACGTAGCGGTGGAAGTTGCGCCATTCCCGATGTTTCCCTGGAAACAAGACAAGGAGGTACCGTCAAACatcgttgtacagtcatgagcaatcatgtatccactttagaaccctgtcgcactatcatatttgatatttaatgagatttacggtttaattagtcaaaaaagttattgtgacatggtgtcaaagtgtatgtacatattagtactcgtgaccgtactactcTTGGGAGTCAACTAGCAACTTCGGTGAAATGCAATTCGTTACCCGCTTCATTTTCCGATACCTCTCCGGGACCTCTTCGGGAATACAACAGGCGAGATGctatgaaattattttattaattacttaccaaAACTGTGGTCTCTAACGCAGGGCATATTAATCAAGTGATCTTTCCCGTCAACGACAATTTTTCCAGTTAGGAAGCCCATTTGTTCATAATGTGTTTGGTGGAATCTGCGAATAGGGAATTTCTTATATTCTTTTCAAATATAAATCTCCCCTGACATGGAAGATCAGAGGCTTTCTTTCCCTCAGGGAATTTGTTATTACgtaggtatcatcatcatcagcccattaacgtccccactactggggcacgggccttccctatggatggatagggagatcgggccttaaaccatcacgcgggtccagtgcggattggtggttattaacgactgctaatgcagccgggaccaacggcttaacgtgccttccgaagcacggaggagctcgagatgaaaacttattttttttgtggtcacccatcctatgaccggcctttgcgaaagttgcataacttcaacaatcgcagacccaccgagctcctcactataCCTCTATACGAGGTATACGTAGGTATACCTCTTGTGAAAATAATATGGACGGATGGTCATTTACCAATTAGCAGTCGTAGTATGAAAACCGAGAATCGCGCGTAACGCGATAACCAAACGCGATTTACTTGTCGCGTAACCACTGGACTTGGTTTGCGCGCGAGTGGCTTCTTCATGCTACGGCTGCAGCACTCTCTAATCAcgattatttttactaaatgatcaaacaatttaaatctattgaatttgtatagTATGAAGAAGATGACGTCAAATGTCGTACTGTTTGATgcgtaattcataattaaaattcgtaaatcagTCAACAAGCaaattagattgatttttgatcatcttagactggcttctatttctaagttatataattttataatttatcctcGACCCAGTAATTTAAGCTTTTGTTAGAAAAAGGGGCCTGATGATAATGAGTTAGAAATGAATATGCTCACTTCTTTAAAACGTTGAAGTAGTCGGCGGACCACTTCTCCCTCGCCATGTCCTTGGCCATAGACAGTGGTGACATGTCGGTGTCATATTTAAACGCTTGCCAGTGAGCGCTCCACGTCAGGTCCATCTCCACTTTGACAGATTTTTCAGGGTTGTTTTTATATctataaacattaaataaacaattttaaaaacccccgaccaaaaaaaatgtactcaattattatgacaaaaggttaaaaatgctaaaccctataaaaagcaaacataacttatcccacatatgtaTGCTTGCAAggaaactgagcgtgtaacattcttATCACACTTAACGAACGGATTATCAATAAAAAATCTGGTTAACACTTACTTCATATCTCCATTGTAGGAGACCTTCCAATTTCTCATAGGTATAAGATTGGTGAGGCAAATACTCCCGGCTTTGTAGTGGCCTTCTTGTAGCGTAGTTTGTTTGATCCGAGTGTCCGGCAGTTCAGGAGACAACAAGAGGTCTTCGCCGTTTAcctgaatttattaatttattttcttttgtttattaaggaaacaaacatctttcacaataggtacctacttataatttggtacataatatgaaattctgattactaaataaagacagatctaaaactgtcaaaaaccaataataaagacaataaagaaaaacgtaagtaagtacgtacataagtaagattataagtaagtacataagtaaGATTACGTAAGATTTTTAGTGTTTCCATGACGTCAGacgttgcttttttatacaaattgcgtgtcttgacgtttattaaaaggaactgatttgactagaaactaccctattcaacGCACAACCTAACGGTACACTTTATGGACAAGTGGTTATAAGAGAAGGGAACTGAAAGTCCTGGATTGGATGGTAGGTggggcaaaaaaaaaacacataatgagAATGATCCCAATCTTGTGATTCGTGCTTTGTAAAGCTTTGTTCTTAACTAACACCATTTACTTGTAAGCGTGTAATATATAAGCTGCTGCAAggaggcggctcaataataatgaCCTTGACAACAGTTGGTGAGGTTGATGAACGACTTCACAAATCTCAACCACAAAAGATGTTTACAGATGGTATTTGGAAGTTCATAACCACAGTTTTTCGATAGGCACATACAACtaaattattatagaaaatCTATGTTTGTTTATGCCTACCTTTACGTACATGAAAGCGTCGCAATAGAACTGCGGTCGTCGCGCCACTCCGCATACCAGAGCGACTCCATCTTTCGCTGTGCCGTTAAAGTAGACTGCATCTACTGACTGAAACAAATATaacatataagctcacgactatattccgaattggggtagtcagaggtacatctatcgtatgatgaactgagtaccaaaccaacgcctcaccgagctttctgttagaccaacgtggtggtgagctgtatcgccgtctatattggtcgagccaagtgtaacaaaatattatgtcgataacataacatacagggtgttagtcacatcgtaacgaaaactttgatgagtGATTCTGACTATgcttctgggttgatatcaagcagaattttccgtatccaaagtatggaactgaaaatattaaaaaagactaCTAAAATTGTTATAGTCAAACGTCGATTATTCCGCAGAAAGTTGTTTTCTGATTGCTTCTGGCTCTGTCCTCTCCTTTAGGGATTATAGGCGtcactttatgtatgtatatacgtgtcattataaaatataattttttgaaAGTGGTACACTCACCTGTGAATAATCACCGAGACTATGTTTCTGCTCCAAAGCCACATCATCCTCATGAATATGTTTGGTTCCATCGTAGCTGTTTCCTAGTTCTACTGCTAGAAGACCCTTCAAATGGACGTACAACTGGAAAAAATATAGCAAACATTACATAAGTAACATAAACTTTtagtacaaaacacaaacaacataaacacaacataagacacacacacacacccaaaACATAAACTTGTAGTAGTATAGTACTACAAGTTTACAGTAGTACTGGTATAGTACTACTAGTAGTACTCTATTGTAGTACTTGTAGTAgtagtaggcgtgagtttatattatgtatgtttgtatgtatataaaCTTATAGTACATAACGggtctattattatattactaaaaatagactccgtagtctagtggttagagcgttaggctcacgatctggaggtccaggatcgattcccgatggggacaatgtcgaaatcacttgagactgtcctttgtttgctaaggactttgcaggcttgaatcacctgtttgtccaaaaaaaaagttagatcATGCCATGTGTGGGAGGGCACGTTTAAGCCGTTAcatccggctattagccgtaaaaacaccttcaccaacctgcagtagagcagcatggtggagtatgctccataccccctccggttgtttgagggggcgcctgtgcccagcagtgggacgtatacgtatgggctgtttatgttatattgttatgttcaaaataaagaCGACTGAAGGCCACTAATAAAATTGGACAAATATGCAGGTAGGTACTTTAGATAACAGTATTAGTGTTACAAAACATACAATTATAGATTTTAATTTAATCCGACTGATAAAAATGTACAATGTATGTTTGTAATGTTGTCTCGCCGAGCTCtggtggaaaacgcaaaagggagCGGCCGAAAGACCTGGTGACGCTCGGTTGCAtggcatgtcatgggagtaaGCTACAGACGCCGCAAAAGATCGCGACGagtacatcccaacaggggataaaaggttTCGAAgaacaaaagataaaaaaaataccaaggAAAACTGGTGTATACGATAATAATTATCTTAAGACTCTCGGTCCACTTGATTACACGAGATGTCGTGGAAAAGAGAGGGCAGGCCAACgggacaacttgcagccatttttgataAGTCATGTGACGAACGTATTgaaacaaaatcaaatcaacCAAAAACATCAGTAACATTCAAAAGACCTTCATTTGAAAGGCAACTTCTAACTGCCCATAGTAAAAGATTCAGGAGCGCTTAGAACTCTGCCTACGTCGAtgagttttttaaaattttattatgcaaattttttttttagttctggCACCCCATGGAATTTATAAATTATCTAATAATGGTTTTTGTTACAGAATGTGTCGACTCCCTTGGCGGTATGGTAATTAGTTAGTCTTCAGGCGCAGTCTTCTCTGGTGTTGGTCGTGAGATCAATGattgacctcatcaaccctggtgtcagggttgctattgagccgccaaggcccctgaTGTAAcgtctatatacttacttaaacagCAGCCAGAACCgactgtttaacgtgccctccgaagcatcatcttatttttcttataatcGTGATTTCTGCCTTTTCAGTTAGtcgtgtccccatcgggaatgcaacccaggacctctggatcgtgagtcgATCACTGAACCACTAGACTACTGAGGCCGGTAAGGCGCAGTGATATAAGAAAATAATCTACTCACCTGTTTTGCTCTAAGGAATACGTACATAAACACGAACTTGAACCAAAAATACTTGTTTCTCCGCGTATATATACCAAATATGGGCGGGTTATACTTTTGATTAATAAACCTGAACAGTAACACTATACATGTGGCAATCATGATGGGAACTATCGCTAACATCGCCATATTCGGTGGTATAAAGATGCCTATCAACGAATGACCAAATGGCGATTCAAGTTCACCAATTTATGAAATAATCAAAATTGAATTAAAGATAATTAGCAGTCTGGTCGATTATCTTATCTTGTGAGTGATTGCAGGTGGCTAGCTCAGGCGtattaaaacatttacaggCGCCATAAGGACAAAAAGATAACGCGTGAATTAGCTCGTCCATTTAATTTTGATACCACTGTGCTCTGCAGACCACCACCTTACCACTGTTTATCTTTGAAGGgacaatgtatacgtttttacaatcttcttctatcgtgtgggttgtgaggtggagtactaacctcattaaccctggtgtcagggttactattgagccgccaaaggcccctgacatggctcatgtagcgactacttacttatatcagtaagtagtaaccgggaccaacggcttaacgtgctttccgaagcacggatcatctaactttcggataatcaggtgatcagcctataatgtcctaaccaaactagggatcacaaagtaatttttgtgatattttcccaccgggattcgaatccgggacctccggatcgtgagcctaatgctcaaccactggaccacggaggctgttacaaaaTAGATATCATTGGTGGAATGGAAGTTTCTACTGTCGATGTGTATATTCCGCTTAGATATTAATtatcaatggtgctaattcctgtaaataccatctaattttattttaagttatatctgtcattttcttatccgccgaaaaggaaagggacgggtaatcgacaagcataaaatttatggaacacacgtcaattttaagcacaaatctaaaccaaccgtctaaaatttttacatccgtcaataacccgacacgttaagtagacagcacgtcaaacggattgcataccagcgacgtaccttttgattcgcccgggttattcattcatttactcattctccctaaaattaagagctgtgaatcatccgtccctttccttttcaacggatatgaaaatgacggatataactttaaataaaattaggcggtgtctgcagcaatcggggccaatatcaattttgtttatttatacttagATAAACCGTGGTAGATATACTACCGGAggttgtgtggtgtaagtaggCGCTGCAACAGTGTTATCGACTGATAAATGTATTGTGAAACGGATTTCGTAAAAATATATCCTGTAATTTAGATTGATAATTGAGGATGAGTTCAAAGTCTAAAGAAAATCACGGTCACGGTAGGTGTAAATTCATCATAATCATCCtcagttcgcttacctaacctgaagatttgacaggtccgggtttttacagaagcctgaccttccaacccgcgacgggaaaacctaaatataggttaggtcacaaacctccgaaatgcaAGCTGTAGGTAAAAAtttactaatatattttttaaattgtaaattcTTGTGTCTTTTTAGAAtgagtaataaaaatgtttattttttaattcagtttatattataaaacttaTTATACGCAATAATTACATTACGGTTATTTTCTATTATAGACTGTTTTCAAAGGTCCgccaacataattatttatatttaaatagatttttttgttactttattaGGGATAAAACTTTTGATGGAAAATTGAATGCAATTGCGATCTATTCTGCATGGGCCTGCCAAGCaaagatataattttgtttcttAAAAGAGCTGAACGAAGTATTGCTAGAGGTAAAAATATAATTCCAACaatgaattacttttttttattacttgctgctattttaaataattatcagtATATCAAAGGCTTTTTTTATTGAGAAGTTTAAAGAGACGTTGACGGACAACAAAGGCAAAGGTTTGAAGTTTATTCAGCCGTGGCCAGGAGGTGCTTATGCACACATTCCTCTTTGTTGATGAGATGTGTCGTCTTGTTCACCAACTGCATCAGTGTGTTCAAGTTGTTCGACCACTCGTTGAGGCGGTCTGATGAATCCATGTTTAAGCTGGAACATAAGTTCAACAAGTTAggataataa includes these proteins:
- the LOC126368934 gene encoding uncharacterized protein LOC126368934 — translated: MAMLAIVPIMIATCIVLLFRFINQKYNPPIFGIYTRRNKYFWFKFVFMYVFLRAKQLYVHLKGLLAVELGNSYDGTKHIHEDDVALEQKHSLGDYSQSVDAVYFNGTAKDGVALVCGVARRPQFYCDAFMYVKVNGEDLLLSPELPDTRIKQTTLQEGHYKAGSICLTNLIPMRNWKVSYNGDMKYKNNPEKSVKVEMDLTWSAHWQAFKYDTDMSPLSMAKDMAREKWSADYFNVLKKFHQTHYEQMGFLTGKIVVDGKDHLINMPCVRDHSFGKHREWRNFHRYVLQFIYLENGDAMAIGAVSQPLMLSHVTIGYLCRNSDQAVLPVKGCDFQLWQHGENQIMPKNYGFTFKAGGKRYDVSIKVNDEDFFYIGKTREAKIYERWATAEVNGVRGWGCLEWQYNNVPAAMTQ